GGTTATTTAATGACGAAAAACATTTTTATAGTTGAAGATGATCCCGATGTATTATCTTTATTAAGTCATATTTTAAATAAAAATGGTTACAAAACTCGTACTTTTACCTGTGGGGAAGATATTTTAAAAGATATAGAGGTAGAAAAACCCGATCTAATTTTGCTTGACCTTATTTTGCCAGGGATTAACGGGTTAGAAGTCTGTGAGAAGCTGAAAAGTGATCCAGATACCTGGAATATTCCGATCATCATACTTACTACAAGAAGCTATGAATTTGATATTGTTACAGGTCTCAATGTAGGAAGTGATGATTACATTACAAAACCATTCAGCGAAAAAGTACTTCTTGCAAGAATTAAAACTGCCTTACGCAGAGAAGAAAGAAAAGATTTAAATAAAAACGATATTATAAAAATCAAGGATTTAGTGATAGATCCAGACCGTTTCCAGGTATCTGTTAAATCAAAAATCATCAATTTTACAGCTTCGGAATTTAAAATTCTCCATTTCCTTTCAAGTAATAAAGGAGTTGTGTTTTCTAGGGATCAACTTTTTGAAAATATTCGAGGACTTGAAAGTGATTATGTGAATAGATCCATAGACATTATGATTGGGAGAATACGTAAAAAAATTGGGATTTATAGTGAATATATTGAATCACTTTATGGTATCGGATACCGTTTTAAGGAATTTAAAGAATAAAATGTATCATTAATTTTGAAATTATAGTACCTGTTAAGTCTATTTATTATATAAGTCTAGATATCTATTTAAAAGAAGAACAGTTTCAATAAATTTTGTACTAACTGGTTCCTTTAAATGTTACCGTAAATTTACATAAAATATTTAATAAATATATAAAACAGTTAATTAAAAAATAAGGTCAAAATACTTTAATTTACTAATTAAAACTGGTATTTTATAAATATTTTTTATGATATAAATAAGAGATATTAAAAGCTTATTTTTGTTTTAACAACTTGATAAACAGATTTTATAACTATATAAACCAGTATTTACAACATTTTAAAAGGTTTTTAAAAATTATACATTTTTAAAACATTTTGTTTGTTTTTTTGAAAAAATGGCTTGTTAAAATAGGTTCATCTGATAAAACTTAATGTACCTATTAGTTTAAAAGAAAAATATTCTCGAAATAATTTTCTACCAAAACTTTACGTCACAAAGTCTTGATGTTGATCTTTAATTATAAATATGGCATAATGGTACCACAATACAGGAATACATTTAAACTCAAAATCTCATTTTTAAAAATCTTGTCCAGGAGAATTGTAAGTAGTAAGGGAGCTTTTATGTTTACTATTTCAAAAAATAATGACAAAACAGTAAACCCTCAAAAGCCTATGATTCCAATAGGAATTATTGCTAATTTTCTAGAATTATCTCCTAAAACATTAAGGTTTTATGAAAAAAACAAGCTGCTCATTCCCGCAAAAACCTTAAAGAAGAGAAAGCTTTACTCCTTGAATGATCTTGAAAAAGGCAAAGTTATTAAGTATTTATCTATTGAATTAGGTGTTAACATAGCAGGCATCAAGATCATATTCTGTTTACTCACTCAACTTCGTAAAACTGAACCTGAAAAGCATATAGAATATATCAACAAATTAGTTCAGGAAAGTGAATCATCTTAAATAAAAACTCTTAATAAGTGACCACCCAAAGAACAGAAGTTAAAAAGATAGCAAATTTCATTCTTGTTTATGTAAATACCTATTATATAAAAGTGTACAATATAAATTCTAATTATATTTAATTTACTAATTCCCATGCTTTACAAAGACTGAAACTAAGTCTATATTTTAATAAGAACAAGTTAATTATTTAAAAAAATGTAAGGAGATACCTACATGATTCACTGGTTTAAAAACTTAAAAATATTTCAAAAA
The nucleotide sequence above comes from Candidatus Melainabacteria bacterium RIFOXYA2_FULL_32_9. Encoded proteins:
- a CDS encoding DNA-binding response regulator yields the protein MTKNIFIVEDDPDVLSLLSHILNKNGYKTRTFTCGEDILKDIEVEKPDLILLDLILPGINGLEVCEKLKSDPDTWNIPIIILTTRSYEFDIVTGLNVGSDDYITKPFSEKVLLARIKTALRREERKDLNKNDIIKIKDLVIDPDRFQVSVKSKIINFTASEFKILHFLSSNKGVVFSRDQLFENIRGLESDYVNRSIDIMIGRIRKKIGIYSEYIESLYGIGYRFKEFKE